The following nucleotide sequence is from Roseivirga sp. BDSF3-8.
CTTTTGTTGCTCGTGTATTTCCGCCAGGCGATAGGCGGCTATGTAGCGCTCAGGATCGTTTTTAAGAACGATCTCATAGAGTCGTTTTGCCTCAGCAAACTTCCCTGAGTTCATTAGCTGCTGGGCAGTTTGGAGTAGTGTTTCCGGGGGCTGAGCATAGGAGATAAGTCCTGTAGCACAGCATATAAATAGCAAGATCAGTTTACGCATGTACTCCCTCAAACCTTAACTAAAGAGCGTTAAGTTCCCATGCTGGTCGGCAGAAGGGGCGGGTCTCAGTACCTCAGGACCGTTTACTCCCTTTTTACTAAACATGGCTGTACATGTGTAATAGTCCATTTCTGACTCTTTCGGATATGGCTGCAACATTTCCAGGTATTGTTCAGGCTCCTGGCCGTCCTTCAGCCACTGGTCTTCCATCTCGCGGGTAAGTATGGCTGGCATGGTTTCGGTGACCATACCTACGGGCTTGTTGGCGGGGGTGGTTATGAGGCGAAAGGTATGGATCATTTCGCCTGAGTCCTCATCCAGGTATTCATCCCACAGGCCGGCCATGGCAAAGGACAGCTTATCCTGCATGTGGATACGGTAGGGGATACGTGTCTTTTTGCCAATTACCTTCCACTCAAAAAAACCGTCTGCAGGTACCAGACAGCGACGGGACTTAAGGGCATTGCGGTTGGTGGCTTTTGTTTGCAGGGTGTCATGGCCTGCCAGGTAGAGTTTTGGCGTCAGGCGTCTGTTACGGCCGGTTTCGGGTCTTTCACCCCAGTAAAAAAAGGAGAAGCCTTTGGGGCTGTCGTTTGTCACCACCGGGGCCAGTTCGGTTGGAGCGATATTATATAAAGGCTTGTAGGCCTTTGGCATCTCTCTTTCGAACCGTTTTTCCAATACCTCTGCAGGTGATGTAATTGAAAACCTTTCCAGCATATCTTCCCTTGCCTGATTTTTATATACAGTAAAATAACAAATAATATATGTAACGCCCAATGAAGGGGGTGGTGTAAAATGTAATAAATCGCTACTGATCGAGAAACTGTAGCGCTCTGCGTTCAGACCAATAGAGGCCTGTGTGGTGGCTATCAGCAAAGCCACAGTGGCCACCTTGTTCCGGCACCTCCAGACTTATGGTGGGGTGGTTCTTCAATTCATGTAACGGATAGCATGATGGCCCCAAAAAGGGGTCATTTGCTGCGTTAATGATGAGGGTATCTACTGTAATGTGATCCAGAAAGCTTATAGAGCTGCACTGCTCGTAATAGTCTACTGCATCGCGAAAGCCATGCAAAATGGAAGTATACAGGTTGTCAAAGGTTTTCAGGTCTTTGATATCTTTCAGTGGGGAAGCATCTACCTCTTCCGGCATTAGGACGGCTTTTCTCCGTACTTTTTCCTTAAGGTTTCGGAGAAATCGTCTACTATATACAAAATTACCGGGTCTGGAAAGTTCTTTAAGGCAATCGTGCAGGTCCAGGGGCACAGAAAACACAATGGCTTTGCGAATGGCTGAAGCAAAGCCATCTCCCCGGCTTGCGAGGGGCAACTCGCCGAGGTACTTCAGGGTAAGGTTTCCCCCCAGACTAAAGCCGTTCAGTACCACTTCTGTATATCTTTTCTTATGGATAGCGTGCTCTAGTACTACCTGCAGGTCTTCGGTAGCTCCGCTGTGGTAGAAACGGGGCAGGCGGTTCATTTCACCACTACAACCACGGTAGTTCCAGGCCAGGGCATCGTAGCCGGCCTGGTTAAATGCCCTGACCATGCCTTTGACATATGGACGGTTGGCATCACCTTCCAGTCCGTGAGACACAATTACAAGCTTTTGCCGGCTGTTGGCTGTATATGACCAGTCCAGATCCAGGAAGTCTCCATCAGGTGTGTCAATGCGTTCCCGCTCATACTTTATTTCCTTTACACGGCGAAAAAGTGCAGGAACGATTGTCTGGACGTGTTTATTGAACAGGTAGGCTGGGGGGGTATAGGAGGGGAAGTTCTCCTGTGGGTGCTTCATTGGCAAATGGTAAGTAGGGGCTATTTAATACATACTGATTGTATATACAAAAAATATTCAGGCTCTTTCCATGGTCGGGTTGCTGATTATGATAGACAGGGGGGAGCCTGCTGCAACTAAATAGCTGTTGAAGGAGCGATGATGGTATGACTGATTGGCGATATGCCTTGTGCTGGACAAAAGCAAATTCATTGAATATGAGGGGATTAATATTCCATTTTGATAGGTTACTTGTGGGGTAACCATCAATTAAATATAAAAAATGCCATGATGAGAATCCTTCAATGCCTCCTTCTTATAAGCCTGCTTACTATCTCTGAGGGGTGTATGAACCTGCGTGTGGTGAGCCAATACGATTCTGCTGACCTACAGCCTCATCAGGTAACGGAATGGGTATACTTCTGGGGCCTGATGCAACCTAATGATAGCCGTACGGACGAACTGTGCGAATCTATGTGTATTGTCTCGGCTAAAACAAACTTTGGCTACCTGCTCATTGGTGCTTTGAGTCTGGGCATGGCGGTACCTATGCAGGTGGTATATGAATGCTGCCCTTACGAGCCTCCGGCTTCGGATATCTAGTCTTTTGCCTACTATTCTGATCACCTTAATAAACGCCAACACCATGAACTATCCCGCGGGAATAAGACCTCTAAAAATCAAAGAATTCAGTAATGCTCACGTGAATTTTATTCAGCCCCTTGATGAGGATCAGTCCTTTGACGTGCATCTGCAGGATGAGGCCTGGGGACAGATGAGTGGGCTGCAACAGTACAATGCCTGTACGAGTAATTTTCAATGGATCATTAAAAGGGCTTTAGAGAAACAACTATCTGTGCGTGCTATAGGTAGTGGCTGGTCTCTTAGTAAAGTGGCGATGAGCGATGACGCGATCATTCATACCAAGCGCTGCCGCCATAAGTTTAAT
It contains:
- a CDS encoding SOS response-associated peptidase, whose amino-acid sequence is MLERFSITSPAEVLEKRFEREMPKAYKPLYNIAPTELAPVVTNDSPKGFSFFYWGERPETGRNRRLTPKLYLAGHDTLQTKATNRNALKSRRCLVPADGFFEWKVIGKKTRIPYRIHMQDKLSFAMAGLWDEYLDEDSGEMIHTFRLITTPANKPVGMVTETMPAILTREMEDQWLKDGQEPEQYLEMLQPYPKESEMDYYTCTAMFSKKGVNGPEVLRPAPSADQHGNLTLFS
- a CDS encoding YheT family hydrolase, whose protein sequence is MKHPQENFPSYTPPAYLFNKHVQTIVPALFRRVKEIKYERERIDTPDGDFLDLDWSYTANSRQKLVIVSHGLEGDANRPYVKGMVRAFNQAGYDALAWNYRGCSGEMNRLPRFYHSGATEDLQVVLEHAIHKKRYTEVVLNGFSLGGNLTLKYLGELPLASRGDGFASAIRKAIVFSVPLDLHDCLKELSRPGNFVYSRRFLRNLKEKVRRKAVLMPEEVDASPLKDIKDLKTFDNLYTSILHGFRDAVDYYEQCSSISFLDHITVDTLIINAANDPFLGPSCYPLHELKNHPTISLEVPEQGGHCGFADSHHTGLYWSERRALQFLDQ